One segment of Streptomyces sp. YIM 121038 DNA contains the following:
- a CDS encoding GNAT family N-acetyltransferase has translation MTTASRGSSGFPDISISTERLVLRPLDEADVPAYAEMMNDELVTAWTAAPQPYTEADAHAWITELAPAERAAGHGISLAVTEFLTQRLVGTVQLRRTDWRVRSTELNYVTAPWARGEGYASEAALATAQWLFHDQKFERIELRTAADNTAAQQVAQKIGCISEGVLRGAWIARIRNGGDPLGGWIDLRTDLIVWSLLPEDLEGAPEHLTAFSDWN, from the coding sequence ATGACTACAGCCTCCAGGGGCTCCTCGGGTTTTCCCGACATCTCCATCAGCACGGAGCGCCTTGTGCTGCGCCCTCTCGACGAGGCCGACGTCCCCGCGTACGCGGAGATGATGAACGACGAGCTCGTCACCGCCTGGACCGCCGCGCCCCAGCCGTACACCGAGGCGGACGCGCACGCCTGGATCACCGAGCTCGCCCCGGCCGAGCGGGCCGCGGGGCACGGCATCTCCCTCGCCGTCACCGAGTTCCTCACCCAGCGCCTGGTGGGCACCGTCCAGCTGCGCCGCACGGACTGGCGGGTGCGCTCCACCGAGCTCAACTACGTGACCGCGCCCTGGGCCCGCGGCGAGGGCTACGCGTCCGAGGCCGCGCTCGCCACCGCCCAGTGGCTCTTCCACGACCAGAAGTTCGAGCGCATCGAGCTGCGCACCGCCGCCGACAACACCGCCGCGCAGCAGGTCGCGCAGAAGATCGGCTGCATCAGCGAGGGCGTCCTGCGCGGCGCCTGGATAGCGCGGATCAGAAACGGCGGCGACCCCCTCGGCGGCTGGATCGACCTGCGCACCGACCTCATCGTGTGGAGCCTCCTGCCGGAGGACCTGGAAGGCGCCCCGGAACATCTGACGGCGTTCTCCGACTGGAACTAG
- a CDS encoding MetQ/NlpA family ABC transporter substrate-binding protein, with product MRTPGTAVAAGALALALGLTACGSGSGSDGDKLVVGATPTPAGEVLEYIQQNLAEKAGLDLQIREFTDYVAPNTALQEGSLDANLYQHTPYLKDFNASKKADLVPVTEVYLPPMGVYADGGKDLDDVTRLRSGAVVAVPNDTTNEGRALQLLASKGVIELKKDAGANATPEDIAANPKKLTIKPLEPAQLPRSLKDVDAAVINNNFALEAGLSPKKDAILLESVKDNPYNNVLAVKKGHEDDPKVRKLAELLKSPEVKKFIEDKYKGSVLPVTTG from the coding sequence ATGCGGACGCCGGGCACAGCCGTGGCGGCCGGGGCCCTGGCCCTGGCGCTCGGCCTGACCGCCTGCGGCTCGGGTTCCGGCTCCGACGGCGACAAGCTCGTCGTCGGGGCCACCCCGACCCCGGCCGGTGAGGTCCTGGAGTACATCCAGCAGAACCTGGCGGAGAAGGCGGGCCTCGACCTCCAGATCCGCGAGTTCACCGACTACGTCGCGCCGAACACCGCCCTCCAGGAGGGCTCCCTCGACGCCAACCTCTACCAGCACACCCCCTACTTGAAGGACTTCAACGCCTCCAAGAAGGCGGACCTGGTGCCGGTGACCGAGGTCTACCTGCCGCCGATGGGCGTGTACGCCGACGGCGGCAAGGACCTCGACGACGTCACCCGGCTCCGCTCCGGAGCCGTCGTCGCCGTCCCGAACGACACCACCAACGAAGGCCGGGCGCTCCAGCTGCTCGCCTCCAAGGGCGTGATCGAGCTCAAGAAGGACGCGGGCGCGAACGCCACCCCCGAGGACATCGCGGCCAACCCGAAGAAGCTCACGATCAAGCCGTTGGAGCCCGCGCAGCTGCCGCGCTCCCTGAAGGACGTCGACGCGGCCGTCATCAACAACAACTTCGCGCTCGAGGCGGGCCTGAGCCCCAAGAAGGACGCCATCCTCCTGGAGTCGGTGAAGGACAACCCGTACAACAACGTCCTCGCGGTGAAGAAGGGCCACGAGGACGACCCGAAGGTCAGGAAGCTCGCCGAGCTCCTGAAGTCGCCCGAGGTGAAGAAGTTCATCGAGGACAAGTACAAGGGGTCGGTGCTGCCCGTCACGACGGGCTGA
- a CDS encoding MetQ/NlpA family ABC transporter substrate-binding protein, with the protein MRNTTKITAAVLTAGALTLGLTACGSDKDSAGDKDGALVVAATPTPQGQILDFVKKNLAKKAGLDLEVKEFTDYVTPNTATQQGEVFANYFQHKPYLDDFNKKNGTDIAPVPNGTVHLEPLGVYSKKIKKIDDLKKGATVAVPNDTTNEARALKLLADNGVIKLKDGVGFEATPKDIASNPLDLKFKELEAAALPRTIKDVDAAVINGNYALEADLSPAKDALVAEKAKGNPYGNFLAVKKGNEDDPRVKKLAKLLTSPEVKAFIEKKYDGAVVAAF; encoded by the coding sequence GTGCGTAACACCACCAAGATCACCGCTGCTGTCCTGACCGCCGGAGCCCTCACCCTGGGCCTCACCGCCTGCGGCTCGGACAAGGACTCCGCGGGCGACAAGGACGGCGCGCTCGTCGTCGCCGCGACCCCGACCCCGCAGGGCCAGATCCTCGACTTCGTCAAGAAGAACCTGGCGAAGAAGGCGGGCCTCGACCTGGAGGTCAAGGAGTTCACCGACTACGTCACGCCGAACACGGCGACGCAGCAGGGTGAGGTCTTCGCGAACTACTTCCAGCACAAGCCGTACCTGGACGACTTCAACAAGAAGAACGGGACGGACATCGCCCCGGTCCCGAACGGCACGGTGCACCTGGAGCCGCTGGGCGTCTACTCGAAGAAGATCAAGAAGATCGACGACCTGAAGAAGGGCGCGACGGTCGCCGTCCCGAACGACACCACCAACGAGGCGCGCGCCCTGAAGCTCCTCGCGGACAACGGCGTCATCAAGCTCAAGGACGGCGTCGGCTTCGAGGCCACCCCCAAGGACATCGCGTCCAACCCGCTGGACCTGAAGTTCAAGGAGCTGGAGGCCGCGGCCCTGCCGCGCACCATCAAGGACGTCGACGCCGCGGTGATCAACGGCAACTACGCCCTGGAGGCCGACCTCAGCCCCGCCAAGGACGCCCTCGTCGCCGAGAAGGCCAAGGGCAACCCCTACGGCAACTTCCTCGCCGTGAAGAAGGGCAACGAGGACGACCCGCGCGTGAAGAAGCTCGCGAAGCTCCTCACCTCGCCCGAGGTCAAGGCGTTCATCGAGAAGAAGTACGACGGCGCCGTCGTCGCGGCGTTCTGA
- a CDS encoding methionine ABC transporter permease, with translation MTWDEMQPLLEQACWDTLYMVGWSALIAVAAGLPLGLLLVLTDRGGLLQNVVVNKVIGQVVNIGRSMPFIILMVALMGFTRSIVGTTIGREAAIVPLAISAIPFFARLVETAVREVDHGLVEAVQSMGGNTWTVVRKVLVPESLPSLISSATTTVVALIGYSAITGTVGAGGLGDLAVRYGYQRFETELMWITVGILAVVISIIQFVGDYAARRLHRRGSHSGAAPRLKLLRAKAPKTVTAEAEPAKAS, from the coding sequence GTGACCTGGGACGAAATGCAGCCCCTGCTGGAGCAGGCCTGTTGGGACACCCTCTACATGGTCGGCTGGTCGGCGCTCATCGCCGTCGCCGCCGGTCTGCCGCTCGGCCTGCTCCTGGTGCTCACCGACCGCGGCGGCCTGTTGCAGAACGTCGTCGTGAACAAGGTGATCGGGCAGGTCGTGAACATCGGCCGCTCGATGCCGTTCATCATCCTCATGGTCGCCCTGATGGGCTTCACGCGCTCCATCGTCGGCACCACCATCGGCCGTGAGGCCGCGATCGTGCCGCTCGCGATCAGCGCCATCCCGTTCTTCGCCCGCCTGGTCGAGACGGCCGTGCGCGAGGTCGACCACGGCCTGGTCGAGGCCGTGCAGTCGATGGGCGGCAACACCTGGACCGTGGTCCGCAAGGTCCTCGTGCCCGAGTCGCTGCCGTCGCTCATCTCCAGCGCCACCACGACCGTCGTCGCCCTCATCGGCTACTCGGCGATCACCGGCACCGTCGGCGCCGGCGGCCTCGGCGACCTCGCGGTCCGCTACGGCTACCAGCGCTTCGAGACCGAGCTGATGTGGATCACCGTCGGCATCCTCGCCGTGGTCATCTCGATCATCCAGTTCGTCGGCGACTACGCCGCCCGCAGGCTCCACCGGCGCGGCAGCCACTCGGGCGCCGCACCGCGTCTGAAGCTGCTCCGCGCCAAGGCCCCGAAGACCGTCACGGCCGAGGCGGAGCCCGCCAAGGCTTCCTGA
- a CDS encoding ATP-binding cassette domain-containing protein, translated as MITTSGLTKVYRSRGREVTALDGVDLHVREGEVYGVIGQSGAGKSSLIRCVNLLERPSSGTVTVAGQDLTALAGRGPRAGRELRAARSRIGMVFQHFNLLSSRTVQDNVELPLEILGLSGKERTRKALDLLDLVGLADKAKSYPAQLSGGQKQRVGIARALAGDPKVLLSDEATSALDPETTRSILQLLRDLNRQLGLTVLLITHEMDVVKTVCDSAALMERGQIVESGTVSELLATPGSQLAAALFPLSGAATGDQRTVVDVTFHGEAATQPVISQLSRTYNIDISILGAAMDTVGGKQVGRMRIELPGRFEENVVPIGFLREQGLQVDVAGHDTPAPQDSVLVKEGAK; from the coding sequence GTGATCACCACTTCCGGCCTCACCAAGGTCTACCGCTCACGCGGTCGTGAAGTAACCGCCCTCGACGGAGTCGACCTCCACGTGCGCGAAGGCGAGGTGTACGGCGTCATCGGCCAGTCCGGCGCCGGCAAGTCCTCGCTCATCCGCTGCGTGAACCTCCTGGAGCGCCCCAGCTCCGGCACCGTGACGGTGGCGGGTCAGGACCTCACCGCCCTCGCCGGACGCGGCCCGCGCGCGGGCCGGGAGCTGCGGGCCGCCCGCAGCCGCATCGGCATGGTCTTCCAGCACTTCAACCTGCTGTCCTCGCGCACCGTGCAGGACAACGTCGAGCTGCCGCTCGAAATCCTCGGCCTGTCCGGCAAGGAGCGCACCCGCAAGGCGCTCGACCTGCTCGACCTCGTCGGCCTCGCCGACAAGGCCAAGTCCTACCCGGCCCAGCTCTCCGGCGGCCAGAAGCAGCGCGTCGGCATCGCCCGCGCCCTCGCCGGCGACCCGAAGGTGCTGCTCTCCGACGAGGCCACCAGCGCCCTCGACCCGGAGACCACCCGCTCCATCCTCCAGCTCCTTCGCGACCTCAACCGGCAGCTCGGCCTGACCGTCCTGCTCATCACGCACGAGATGGACGTCGTCAAGACCGTCTGCGACTCCGCCGCCCTGATGGAGCGGGGGCAGATCGTGGAGTCCGGCACCGTCAGCGAGCTCCTGGCCACGCCCGGCTCGCAGCTCGCCGCCGCGCTGTTCCCGCTCAGCGGTGCCGCGACCGGCGACCAGCGCACCGTCGTCGACGTCACCTTCCACGGCGAGGCCGCGACCCAGCCGGTCATCTCCCAGCTGTCGCGCACGTACAACATCGACATCTCGATCCTCGGCGCCGCCATGGACACCGTCGGGGGCAAGCAGGTCGGCCGCATGCGCATCGAGCTGCCCGGCCGCTTCGAGGAGAACGTCGTGCCCATCGGCTTCCTGCGCGAGCAGGGCCTCCAGGTCGACGTCGCCGGGCACGACACGCCCGCACCGCAGGACTCCGTGCTGGTGAAGGAAGGTGCCAAGTGA
- a CDS encoding HAD family hydrolase: MNTQAEPQPLRAEALLFDNDGTLISSMESVTRCWTRWAGECGITAEDFARVELHGRPAAEIVADLLPAERVAAAVARIEELEVSDVAGGVVALPGTLDLLAALPPERWAVVTSATRRLAEARLDEVGIRPKTLIAADDISRGKPDPEPFLLAARTLGVDPARCVVFEDAPAGLTAGRAAGMTTVALTTTHRAAELSADVLVKDLSEVSAQATAGGVEIVPRARRGR, translated from the coding sequence ATGAACACCCAGGCCGAACCCCAGCCCCTGCGGGCCGAAGCGCTCCTGTTCGACAACGACGGCACCCTCATCTCCTCGATGGAGTCGGTCACGCGCTGCTGGACGCGCTGGGCGGGGGAGTGCGGCATCACCGCGGAGGACTTCGCGCGGGTCGAGCTGCACGGGCGCCCCGCCGCCGAGATCGTGGCCGACCTGCTGCCCGCCGAGCGGGTCGCGGCGGCGGTCGCGCGGATCGAGGAGCTGGAGGTCTCGGACGTCGCGGGCGGTGTCGTCGCGCTGCCCGGCACCCTCGACCTGCTCGCCGCGCTGCCGCCCGAGCGCTGGGCCGTGGTCACCTCCGCCACCCGCCGCCTGGCCGAGGCCCGCCTCGACGAGGTGGGCATCCGCCCCAAGACGCTGATCGCGGCCGACGACATCAGCCGCGGCAAGCCCGACCCGGAGCCCTTCCTGCTCGCCGCGCGGACCCTCGGCGTCGACCCGGCGCGCTGCGTGGTCTTCGAGGACGCCCCCGCGGGTCTCACGGCGGGCCGCGCCGCGGGCATGACCACCGTGGCGTTGACCACAACGCACCGCGCGGCCGAGCTGTCCGCCGACGTCCTCGTCAAGGACCTCTCGGAGGTGTCGGCGCAGGCCACGGCGGGTGGGGTCGAGATCGTCCCGCGCGCCCGAAGGGGCCGGTGA
- a CDS encoding GNAT family N-acetyltransferase has translation MGMSVTISEAAADDQDAAEQILKLQYLCYQSEAELYGDYSIEPLTQTLESLKAELAGGTVLVARLGTEVVASVRASVDGAGTARVGKLVVHPRMQRHGLGGRLLDAIERRLGEGGAARRFELFTGHRSESNLQLYRKHGYAPVGTRRVDDRLTVVTLAKEVAAEAYAASA, from the coding sequence ATGGGCATGAGCGTGACCATCTCGGAGGCGGCGGCCGACGACCAGGACGCCGCCGAGCAGATCCTCAAACTGCAGTACCTCTGCTACCAGAGCGAGGCCGAGCTGTACGGCGACTACTCGATCGAGCCGCTGACCCAGACCCTGGAGTCCCTCAAGGCGGAGCTGGCCGGGGGCACCGTCCTGGTCGCGCGGCTCGGCACCGAGGTCGTGGCCTCCGTGCGGGCCAGCGTCGACGGGGCGGGCACGGCGCGCGTCGGCAAGCTCGTCGTCCACCCCCGGATGCAGCGGCACGGCCTGGGCGGGCGGCTGCTCGACGCGATAGAGCGACGGCTGGGCGAGGGCGGCGCCGCCCGCCGCTTCGAGCTGTTCACCGGGCACCGCAGCGAGAGCAACCTCCAGCTGTACCGCAAGCACGGGTACGCGCCGGTGGGCACGCGGCGCGTGGACGACCGCCTGACGGTGGTGACCCTTGCCAAGGAGGTGGCGGCTGAGGCTTACGCCGCCAGCGCCTAG
- a CDS encoding sigma-70 family RNA polymerase sigma factor, whose protein sequence is MTPSLSPDLVTALRPLLAAEASAEAHGSGAEPGDLEQAVWLRLIEHLDAKGSLADPAGWLRTAVRDEAHRSRHAARRERPYVTEPADDLQGGPEQRVLRADRHRILHAAVRKLPGRCPRLLAALLSPKDLTYREIAGELGMSQGSLGPERSRCLGCLRRMLAQEVATPGPWGKE, encoded by the coding sequence ATGACGCCCTCGCTCTCGCCCGACCTCGTCACCGCCCTGCGTCCGCTGCTCGCCGCGGAGGCCTCGGCGGAGGCGCACGGCTCCGGCGCCGAACCCGGCGACCTCGAGCAGGCCGTGTGGCTGCGCCTGATCGAACACCTGGACGCCAAGGGGTCCCTCGCCGACCCCGCGGGATGGCTGCGCACCGCCGTCCGCGACGAGGCCCACCGCAGCCGCCACGCCGCCCGCCGCGAGCGGCCGTACGTCACCGAACCGGCCGACGACCTCCAGGGCGGGCCCGAGCAGCGCGTGCTGCGGGCCGACCGGCACCGGATCCTGCACGCGGCCGTCCGCAAGCTCCCCGGACGGTGTCCTCGGCTCCTGGCTGCGCTTCTGTCGCCCAAGGACCTCACTTACCGTGAAATCGCAGGAGAGTTGGGAATGTCACAAGGATCTTTGGGGCCAGAACGTTCCCGGTGCCTGGGATGCCTGCGCAGAATGCTCGCGCAAGAGGTTGCGACTCCTGGCCCGTGGGGAAAGGAGTGA
- a CDS encoding glycerophosphodiester phosphodiesterase has product MANEEYGATAERRTGTSPGRRAVLGAAVLGAGAAVAGAPGVARAEGRHGKGHGHGHGDELPVPTVIAHRGTSGYRPEHTLGSYQLALDMGADVIEQDVVPTKDGHLVCRHENDITATTDVSAHPEFAGRKTTKSVDGVQLTGWFTEDFTLAELKTLRAKERIPGTRQRNTLYDGRWDVPTLEEVLRWAERAGRERGRRVWLHIETKHPTYFRKLGLGLEEPLAKLLRRYNRHRRHSPNFLQSFEPSSIQRLRKLVDAPGVVLLSSANSRPWDFVEAGDPRTVADLIKPEGLRWMASYAKGIGPTLDLIIPKGPDGRLLEPTTLVRDAHAEDLILHPYTMRNENTFLPADFKKGTDPNAYGDAFGAFKKYFATGIDGIFSDNADTALLAAADFRDGGTVNR; this is encoded by the coding sequence ATGGCGAACGAGGAATACGGCGCGACGGCCGAGCGGCGGACGGGGACGAGCCCGGGGCGGCGGGCGGTCCTGGGGGCCGCGGTCCTCGGTGCGGGCGCGGCCGTCGCGGGCGCGCCCGGCGTGGCGAGAGCCGAGGGCCGCCACGGGAAGGGCCACGGGCACGGCCACGGCGACGAGCTGCCGGTGCCCACGGTCATCGCGCACCGCGGCACCAGCGGCTACCGGCCCGAGCACACGCTCGGCTCCTACCAACTCGCCCTGGACATGGGCGCGGACGTCATCGAGCAGGACGTCGTGCCCACCAAGGACGGCCATCTCGTATGCCGTCACGAGAACGACATCACCGCGACCACGGACGTCTCCGCGCACCCGGAGTTCGCGGGCCGCAAGACCACGAAGTCCGTGGACGGCGTCCAGCTCACCGGCTGGTTCACCGAGGACTTCACGCTGGCCGAGCTGAAGACGCTGCGCGCCAAGGAGCGCATCCCCGGCACCCGCCAGCGCAACACGCTCTACGACGGCCGCTGGGACGTCCCCACCCTGGAGGAGGTCCTGCGCTGGGCCGAGCGCGCGGGCCGCGAGCGCGGCCGCCGGGTCTGGCTGCACATCGAGACCAAGCACCCCACCTACTTCCGCAAGCTGGGCCTCGGCCTCGAAGAGCCCCTCGCCAAGCTCCTGCGCCGCTACAACCGCCACCGCAGGCACTCGCCGAACTTCCTGCAGTCCTTCGAGCCCAGCAGCATCCAGCGTCTGCGCAAGCTCGTCGACGCGCCCGGCGTGGTCCTGCTGTCGTCCGCGAACTCCCGCCCCTGGGACTTCGTCGAGGCGGGCGACCCGCGCACCGTCGCCGACCTCATCAAGCCCGAGGGCCTGCGCTGGATGGCCTCGTACGCCAAGGGCATCGGCCCGACCCTGGACCTGATCATCCCCAAGGGCCCGGACGGCAGGCTCCTGGAGCCGACCACGCTGGTGCGCGACGCGCACGCCGAGGACCTGATCCTGCACCCGTACACGATGCGCAACGAGAACACCTTCCTGCCCGCCGACTTCAAGAAGGGCACGGACCCCAACGCGTACGGCGACGCCTTCGGCGCGTTCAAGAAGTACTTCGCCACCGGCATCGACGGGATCTTCTCCGACAACGCGGACACGGCGCTCCTCGCCGCCGCCGACTTCCGCGACGGCGGCACTGTCAACCGATGA
- a CDS encoding lysophospholipid acyltransferase family protein, with amino-acid sequence MLGPILRLTFRTRVEGAENIPGTGPVILAGNHLTFIDSMILPVICDRPVYFIGKDEYVTGKGLKGRAMAWFFTGVGMIPVDRDGGRGGVAALMTGKRVLDDGQMFGIYPEGTRSPDGRLYRGRTGIARLTLMTGAPVVPFAMIGTDKLQPGGKGLPRPGRVTVRFGEPMEFSRYDGMDRDRYVLRAVTDSVMTEVMRLSGQEYVDMYATKAKAA; translated from the coding sequence GTGCTCGGACCGATCTTGCGCCTGACGTTCCGCACGCGGGTAGAAGGTGCCGAGAACATCCCCGGGACCGGTCCCGTCATCCTGGCCGGAAACCATCTGACGTTCATCGACTCGATGATCCTGCCCGTGATCTGTGACCGGCCGGTCTACTTCATCGGCAAGGACGAGTACGTCACGGGCAAGGGCCTCAAGGGCCGCGCGATGGCCTGGTTCTTCACCGGCGTCGGCATGATCCCGGTGGACCGCGACGGCGGCCGGGGCGGCGTGGCCGCCCTGATGACCGGCAAGCGGGTCCTGGACGACGGCCAGATGTTCGGCATCTACCCGGAGGGCACCCGCTCCCCCGACGGCCGCCTCTACCGCGGCCGCACGGGCATCGCCCGGCTCACGCTGATGACGGGCGCGCCCGTGGTGCCGTTCGCCATGATCGGCACGGACAAGCTGCAGCCGGGCGGCAAGGGCCTGCCGCGTCCTGGCCGGGTGACGGTCCGCTTCGGCGAGCCGATGGAGTTCTCGCGCTACGACGGCATGGACCGCGACCGCTATGTGCTGCGCGCGGTGACGGACTCCGTGATGACGGAGGTCATGCGCCTGTCCGGGCAGGAGTACGTGGACATGTACGCCACGAAGGCGAAGGCGGCCTGA